A region from the Candidatus Electrothrix scaldis genome encodes:
- a CDS encoding DUF3368 domain-containing protein — MIICNATPLIAFARIQRLDILQQTVGELVIPEGVAKEIQGYRGGHYAEIILDDEPWITVQRVQAPTQVQLLLPILDQGEAEVITLALEQNADLVLIDELTGRKVAQSLQLQVIGTVGILIRAKQMEVITAVKPILEKMIQRGIRYSQRFVRSILHEIGEE, encoded by the coding sequence ATGATTATCTGCAATGCGACGCCGTTGATAGCCTTTGCCCGCATTCAGCGGCTGGATATTTTGCAGCAAACAGTCGGCGAGCTTGTTATTCCTGAAGGCGTTGCCAAGGAAATTCAGGGATACCGAGGTGGTCATTATGCGGAAATCATTCTTGATGATGAACCGTGGATAACAGTACAAAGGGTTCAGGCACCGACTCAAGTGCAACTCCTGCTCCCAATTCTTGATCAAGGAGAAGCTGAGGTTATCACCTTGGCTTTGGAACAGAATGCCGATCTGGTTCTTATCGATGAACTCACCGGACGGAAAGTGGCGCAGTCGCTTCAGCTGCAAGTGATCGGGACCGTCGGTATTTTGATTCGAGCAAAGCAGATGGAGGTGATTACGGCGGTTAAGCCGATCTTGGAAAAGATGATCCAGCGGGGCATTCGTTACAGTCAACGTTTTGTCCGCTCAATTCTTCA
- a CDS encoding UPF0175 family protein: MTETMHMEIPQDILAALKTGIQDFSQYMRVAAAIACFQEKKLSLGKAAQLAGYNRLDFLDLLAEKGIVAFDYDESFTASELQGVSLLADIKP; the protein is encoded by the coding sequence ATGACAGAGACAATGCATATGGAAATCCCGCAGGACATCCTGGCCGCATTAAAAACCGGCATTCAGGATTTCTCCCAATACATGCGGGTTGCAGCAGCCATAGCCTGCTTTCAGGAAAAGAAATTGTCCTTGGGTAAAGCGGCTCAGCTTGCCGGATATAATCGTTTAGATTTCCTGGACCTTCTGGCGGAGAAAGGCATTGTGGCCTTTGACTATGATGAGTCATTCACCGCAAGCGAGTTGCAGGGCGTCTCACTCCTTGCGGACATAAAACCATGA